A genomic segment from Sorangium aterium encodes:
- a CDS encoding carboxypeptidase regulatory-like domain-containing protein — translation MSSRSVVCAALLACLPTSVACGIPLEMADSAPVNACDRSVECGPGATCADVSGQRACVSTSANLDGLILEIRPRATPELGAEVSHLLAIDAASGFPPHDPGGQVHSVDLTIPMPARVEATVRLGGSYCEGLAGGQLPATGGKFPLKVEFRRIAPILGLPTQTYSTLSEPNGDDGQRFQLEIPAGDYHISLTPQARSDCRDDIPPPIFLPNQVVPEQWTLGINAEAPAVLQGSLQVPEGVRVDGWKLDLVDPVTGSVLSQVGLLEHAEPDPQATATQVKFSVKFYWADADKDRSPLIRLRPKDGEPRPTVYWDLAALALQGSTGNLNLSLLQLDAAARRVEGQTLDAAGNPVLSAVRIQSAVIDRAPTAAYKLDTETDANGLFRADLPPGEYVLFAQPINDTTKAAAKQTLKFAASDDCYCGQSVIIPEAGTLTGRVQGPMGELMDGASVFAVPSRGQVTAYIGQVLTPEPLLPRQTSGVLRDGAFSIDVDPGEFDFSVRPMPGSAYPWLVRPRLAVSAMDAAVTDLELAMSYPAVLQGVVRDASGARLGDAAVVAWLPVQSTTARDTAARGIQIGETRSAADGSYVLPLPPSMSR, via the coding sequence GTGAGCTCGCGATCCGTCGTGTGCGCCGCGCTGCTCGCTTGCCTACCGACCTCGGTGGCCTGCGGCATTCCCCTCGAGATGGCGGACTCCGCCCCCGTGAACGCCTGCGACAGGTCGGTCGAGTGCGGCCCGGGGGCGACCTGCGCCGATGTCAGCGGGCAACGCGCGTGCGTCTCGACCAGCGCGAACCTCGACGGGCTCATCCTCGAGATCCGGCCGCGCGCCACGCCCGAGCTGGGCGCGGAGGTCTCCCATCTCCTCGCCATCGATGCAGCGAGCGGCTTCCCTCCTCACGACCCTGGCGGGCAGGTGCATTCCGTCGATCTCACGATCCCCATGCCCGCGCGCGTGGAGGCCACGGTGCGCCTCGGCGGCTCCTACTGCGAGGGCCTCGCCGGCGGGCAGCTCCCCGCGACCGGCGGGAAGTTCCCTTTGAAGGTCGAGTTCCGGCGCATCGCGCCCATCCTGGGCCTGCCCACCCAGACCTACTCGACGCTCTCGGAGCCGAACGGCGACGACGGCCAGAGGTTCCAGCTCGAGATCCCCGCAGGCGACTACCACATCTCGCTGACGCCGCAGGCGCGCTCCGATTGCCGCGACGACATCCCCCCGCCGATCTTCCTGCCGAACCAGGTGGTCCCCGAGCAGTGGACGCTCGGCATCAACGCCGAGGCGCCCGCCGTGCTCCAGGGCAGCTTGCAGGTGCCCGAGGGCGTGCGCGTCGACGGGTGGAAGCTCGATCTCGTCGACCCGGTGACCGGCAGCGTCCTCTCCCAGGTAGGCCTCCTCGAACACGCCGAGCCCGACCCGCAGGCGACCGCGACGCAGGTCAAGTTCAGCGTGAAGTTCTACTGGGCCGACGCCGACAAGGACAGGAGCCCGCTCATCCGGCTGCGTCCGAAGGACGGGGAGCCGAGGCCCACGGTCTACTGGGACCTCGCTGCGCTCGCGCTCCAGGGCTCCACGGGGAACCTGAACCTGTCGCTCCTCCAGCTCGACGCGGCGGCGCGCCGCGTGGAAGGTCAGACGCTCGATGCGGCGGGCAACCCGGTGCTCTCCGCCGTCCGCATCCAGAGCGCGGTCATCGACAGGGCGCCCACCGCCGCCTACAAGCTGGACACCGAGACGGACGCGAACGGCCTCTTCCGTGCCGACCTCCCGCCAGGCGAATACGTCCTCTTCGCGCAGCCGATCAACGACACCACCAAGGCGGCCGCCAAGCAGACGCTCAAGTTCGCCGCCAGCGACGACTGCTACTGCGGTCAGTCGGTCATCATCCCCGAGGCCGGGACGCTGACCGGCCGCGTCCAGGGGCCCATGGGCGAGCTGATGGATGGCGCCAGCGTGTTCGCGGTCCCTTCCCGTGGCCAGGTCACGGCGTACATCGGCCAGGTGCTGACGCCCGAGCCGCTGCTGCCCCGGCAGACGTCCGGGGTCCTCCGTGACGGCGCGTTCTCGATCGACGTCGACCCAGGGGAGTTCGACTTCTCGGTCCGCCCGATGCCCGGCTCCGCCTACCCCTGGCTCGTCCGGCCGCGCCTTGCGGTCTCCGCGATGGATGCCGCGGTCACCGACCTCGAGCTCGCCATGTCGTACCCGGCCGTGCTCCAGGGCGTCGTCCGCGACGCGTCGGGCGCCCGTCTCGGCGACGCCGCGGTCGTCGCCTGGCTGCCCGTCCAGAGCACGACCGCGCGGGATACGGCCGCGAGGGGCATCCAGATCGGCGAGACCCGGTCGGCGGCCGATGGCTCCTATGTGCTGCCGCTCCCCCCATCGATGTCCCGGTGA